Proteins co-encoded in one Pogoniulus pusillus isolate bPogPus1 chromosome 15, bPogPus1.pri, whole genome shotgun sequence genomic window:
- the HDHD5 gene encoding haloacid dehalogenase-like hydrolase domain-containing 5 codes for MALRGCLQAGRGLLRAAGPRRPPARGGCAGVRPPAFGFLFDVDGVLVRGSQPVPAARQAFRRLADSNGRLRVPVVFLTNAGNCLRSAKARELSQALELQVSPEQVILSHSPLRLFSQFHQKCMLVAGQGPVEENAQDLGFKHVVTIEALRKAYPLLDMVDHSRRPKELPPPTTGFPTIEGVILFGEPVRWETSLQLIIDVLLSNGNPGAELQDIPYPHLPVLACNMDLLWMAEAKMPRFGHGTFLLCLESIYKKVTGRELKYEALVGKPSTVTYRYAEYLIKEQAQKQGWDVPIRRLYAVGDNPMSDVYGANLYNSYLRSAQQKQVEAGMKRNPPAAGPQSELRENCEGSVESCESILVCTGVYRHAAAAPGAQQGHAAGTVFHGHRDCGWEPSLGEAAYIVPDVNDAVQLAFKKEGWS; via the exons ATGGCGCTGCGCGGCTGCCTGCAAGCCGGTCGGGGGCTGTTGCGCGCCGCTGGGCCGCGGCGGCCGCCTGCCCGCGGGGGCTGCGCCGGGGTCCGG CCGCCAGCCTTCGGGTTCCTCTTCGACGTGGACGGGGTGCTGGTGCGGGGCAGCCAGCCGGTGCCCGCCGCCCGCCAGGCCTTCCGGAGGCTGGCGGACAGCAACGGGCGGCTCCGGGTGCCGGTCGTCTTCTTGACCAACGCCGGCAATTGCCTGAGGTCGGCCAAGGCTCGGGAGCTCTCCCAGGCGCTGGAGCTGCAG GTGTCTCCGGAGCAGGTGATCCTGTCTCACAGCCCCCTGCGGctcttcagccagttccaccagAAGTGCATGCTGGTGGCCGGGCAGGGGCCCGTGGAAGAGAATGCCCAGGA CCTGGGGTTCAAGCATGTGGTCACCATAGAGGCACTGAGAAAGGCATATCCACTGTTAGATATGGTGGATCATAGCCGGAGGCCAAAGGAGCTG CCTCCTCCAACCACTGGCTTCCCCACTATAGAAG GGGTGATTCTCTTTGGTGAGCCAGTGAGGTGGGAAACAAGCTTGCAGCTTATTATTGATGTACTCCTGAGTAATGggaaccctggagcagagctgcaagaCATACCATACCCCCATCTGCCTGTCCTTGCCTGTAACATGGATCTCCTGTGGATGGCTGAAGCAAAGATGCCCAG GTTTGGCCATGGCACTTTCCTTCTGTGCTTGGAAAGCATCTACAAGAAAGTGACAGGCCGGGAGCTGAAGTATGAGGCTTTGGTTGGCAAACCCAGCACAGTCACCTACCGCTATGCTGAGTACTTGATAAAAGAGCAAGCCCAGAAACAGGGCTGGGATGTTCCCATCCGCCGCCTCTATGCTGTTGG GGATAACCCTATGTCTGATGTCTATGGGGCAAACCTCTACAACAGCTACCTCAGGTcagctcagcagaagcaggTGGAGGCTGGGATGAAGAGGAACCCACCGGCAGCCGGTCCCCAGAGTGAGCTGAGGGAGAACTGCGAGGGTTCAGTGGAGAGCTGCGAGTCTATCCTGGTCTGCACTGGGGTGTACCGCCACGCCGCAGCCGCTCCCGGCGCGCAGCAGGGGCACGCAGCAGGGACGGTGTTCCACGGCCATCGGGACTGCGGCTGGGAGCCCAGCCTCGGGGAGGCGGCTTACATAGTGCCGGACGTGAACGATGCTGTGCAGCTTGCTTTCAAGAAGGAGGGCTGGAGCTAG
- the TMEM121B gene encoding transmembrane protein 121B, which produces MHRAVSNQRSVSSSSGSFQPPPPPPLPHAADRQPLFPGGFSSGGSRRGSGSSSGSARAHHPRSSTEEEEEEEEEEDSISISKPLVPPPAAPLPAAASPLPSSSSSSSGSGSSGGGGGSLGRSMTAAELYGAVAAGGGAAAGGAAAGALLGPGGAGGGRRWGFQALSLVLLLGQGALLDLYLIAVTDLYWCSWIATDLVLAAGWGIFFCRNSRARRRERPPPPPGPPPPHPLLLHGPPGGRGAGGRGAGAPPRGGDFAYAHLAWLIYSIAFTPKAALILGTSILELIELRLPLGTTGFRITLALSAPLLYCLLRAIGTEGTGQLLLPPQPPPQHRAAAAFLATCLDLLDSFSLLELVLQPGRPAPLPAPLRYLLIAVYFLCLASPVLWLYELSAARPPGAARLALHLLLPAGLLDAPLLALRCLLLLRYQQPLSLFMLKNLFFLTCRGLEALETCCLLRPVASPPPAKYGPSAAAPPAAAAPLAHGLSDADVGPHGYVNALAVTAQG; this is translated from the coding sequence ATGCACCGCGCTGTCTCCAACCAGCGCTCGGTCTCCTCCTCCTCGGGTTCCTtccagccgccgccgccgccgccgctgccgcacGCCGCCGACCGACAGCCCCTCTTCCCGGGGGGCTtcagcagcggcggcagccgGCGGGGCTCGGGGTCGAGCTCGGGCTCGGCGCGGGCCCACCACCCCCGAAGCAGCAccgaagaggaggaggaggaagaggaggaggaggacagcaTCAGCATAAGCAAGCCCCTGGTGCCGCCGCCTGCCGCTCCGCTGCCGGCCGCCGCCTCGCCGCTcccgagcagcagcagcagcagcagcggcagcggcagcagcggcggcggcggcgggagccTGGGCCGCAGCATGACGGCGGCAGAGCTGTACGGGGCGGTGGCGGCcggcggcggggcggcggccggcggggcggcggcgggggcacTGCTCGGGCCCGGCGGGGCAGGGGGCGGGCGGCGCTGGGGCTTCCAGGCGctgtccctggtgctgctgctggggcaaggTGCTCTGCTGGACCTCTACCTGATCGCCGTAACagacctgtactggtgcagctgGATCGCCACCGACCTGGTGCTGGCGGCCGGCTGGGGCATCTTCTTCTGCCGCAACAGCCGGGCGCGCCGCCGGGAGCGGCCCCCGCCGCCCCccgggccgccgccgccgcaccCGCTGCTGCTGCACGGCCCCCCTGGCGGCCGCGGGGCCGGGGGCCGCGGGGCCGGGGCCCCCCCTCGCGGCGGCGACTTCGCCTACGCGCACCTCGCCTGGCTCATCTACTCCATCGCCTTCACGCCCAAAGCGGCGCTGATCCTGGGCACCTCCATCCTGGAGCTGATCGAGCTGCGCCTGCCGCTGGGCACCACCGGATTTCGCATCACGCTGGCGCTCTCCGCCCCGCTGCTGTACTGCCTGCTAAGGGCCATCGGCACCGAGGGCACgggacagctgctcctgccgccgcagccgccgccgcagcaccgcgccgccgccgccttccTCGCCACCTGCCTCGACCTGCTCGACAGCTtttccctgctggagctggtgctgcagcCCGGGCGGCCGGCGCCGCTGCCCGCCCCGCTGCGCTACCTACTCATCGCCGTTTACTTCCTCTGCCTGGCCTCGCCGGTGCTGTGGCTCTACGAGCTCAGCGCCGCCCGACCCCCCGGCGCTGCCCGCCTGGCCCTCCACCTCTTGCTGCCCGCCGGGCTGCTAGACGCGCCGCTCCTGGCGCtccgctgcctgctgctcctgcgcTACCAGCAGCCGCTCTCCctcttcatgctgaagaacctcttcttcctgaccTGCCGCGGCCTGGAGGCTCTGGagacctgctgcctcctccgCCCCGTCGCCTCCCCGCCGCCTGCCAAATAcggcccctccgccgccgccccccccgccgccgccgccccgctgGCCCACGGTCTCTCCGACGCCGACGTGGGCCCCCACGGGTACGTGAACGCCTTGGCGGTAACCGCCCAGGGCTGA